The following coding sequences lie in one Sorghum bicolor cultivar BTx623 chromosome 6, Sorghum_bicolor_NCBIv3, whole genome shotgun sequence genomic window:
- the LOC8060223 gene encoding sialyltransferase-like protein 3, which produces MKRQWSHPSVVLPLLVVVFLLLTFRCSLRQHAQQAFSSRRGAAADDDAGRYAVDAKLAELAAVDPAASAVLRAAETLLERNLTWARAPPERRDAAVRGLRDWLGRQRFEPQVMAQLLDLIKRPIDRYAYAGETGGDDVPVRPYASCAVVGNSGILLAREHGALIDGHDLVIRLNNAPAGAGRYARHVGSKTGLAFLNSNVLSGCVGAPRLAGRLGGCRYCRLAYGDRVPILTYMCNAAHFAEHAVCNADDGGAAAPVIVTDPRLDALCARIVKYYSLRRFVRETGRPAEEWGTRHEEGMFHYSSGMQAVVAAAGVCGRVSVFGFGKEPGARHHYHTLQRGELDLHDYEAEYEFYRDLEERPETIPFLRDSGFRLPPVVVYR; this is translated from the coding sequence ATGAAGAGGCAGTGGAGCCACCCGTCGGTCGTGCTCCCGCTGCTCGTCGTCGTCTTCCTGCTCCTCACGTTCCGGTGCTCCCTGCGCCAGCACGCGCAGCAGGCTTTTTCTagccgccgcggcgccgccgccgacgacgacgcgggAAGATACGCCGTCGACGCCAAACTCGCGGAGCTCGCGGCCGTGGACCCGGCCGCGTCGGCGGTGCTACGGGCCGCCGAGACGCTGCTGGAGAGGAACCTGACGTGGGCGAGGGCTCCCCCGGAGCGCCGGGACGCCGCGGTGCGCGGCCTCCGCGACTGGCTCGGCAGGCAGCGGTTCGAGCCCCAGGTGATGGCCCAGCTCCTGGACCTCATCAAGCGCCCCATCGACCGGTACGCGTACGCCGGGGAGACGGGCGGCGACGACGTGCCGGTGCGGCCGTACGCGTCGTGCGCCGTGGTGGGCAACAGCGGCATCCTGCTGGCGCGGGAGCACGGCGCGCTCATCGACGGCCACGACCTGGTGATCCGGCTCAACAACGCGCCCGCGGGCGCCGGCAGGTACGCGCGCCACGTCGGCTCCAAGACCGGCCTCGCGTTCCTCAACAGCAACGTGCTGAGCGGGTGCGTGGGCGCGCCGCGCCTGGCCGGCCGGCTTGGCGGCTGCCGTTACTGCCGCCTCGCCTACGGCGACCGCGTGCCCATCCTCACCTACATGTGCAACGCGGCGCACTTCGCGGAGCACGCGGTGTGCAACGCCGACGACGGCGGTGCCGCGGCGCCGGTGATCGTGACGGACCCGCGGCTGGACGCGCTGTGCGCGCGGATCGTCAAGTACTACTCGCTGCGGCGGTTCGTGCGCGAGACGGGGCGGCCCGCCGAGGAGTGGGGCACGCGGCACGAGGAGGGCATGTTCCACTACTCGTCGGGGATGCAGGCCGTGGTGGCCGCGGCGGGCGTGTGCGGGCGGGTGTCCGTGTTCGGGTTCGGCAAGGAGCCCGGCGCGCGGCACCACTACCACACGCTGCAGCGCGGGGAGCTGGACCTGCACGACTACGAGGCCGAGTACGAGTTCTACCGGGACCTCGAGGAGCGGCCGGAGACCATACCCTTCCTGCGGGACTCCGGCTTCAGGCTGCCGCCGGTCGTGGTCTACCGCTGA